ACCTTCGGCGGCATGATCGTCGGCCTGATCCTCGGCCTGGTCGTCGCGTTCAAGCAGTCGACCAACCCGGCTCTGATCCTGCTCTACGCCGCGGCCGAGGGCCTGTTCATCGGAGGCATCAGCCGGGTCTTCGAACTCTCCCTCCCGAACACCCCCACCGGCTCACTGGTGACGCAGGCGGTCTTCGGCACCATCTTCGCCTTCGCCGCGATGCTGGCGCTGTACCGCCTCCGGGTCATCCGGGTGACCAACACCTTCGTCAAGGTCGTCTCGGCCGCCCTCGTCGCGGCCCTGGTGCTGATCCTGGTCAACCTGGTCGTCGGCTTCTTCATCCCCGGCGGCCTCGGCATCCGCGAGGCCGGCCCGCTGGGCATCATCGTGTCGCTGGTCATGATCGTGATCGCCTGCGCCACGCTCGCCATCGAGTTCAAGGGCATCGAGGACGGCATCGCCGCCGGCATCCCGAACCGCTTCGCCTGGCAGTTCGCGTTCGGCCTGACCGTCTCGCTGGTCTGGCTCTACATCGAGATGCTGCGCCTGCTCTGGATGATCCAGGCGATCTTCAGCGGCGACTAGTCCCGGTCCCGCCGCACACGAAGAGCGCCTCGCCCGGTGACCGGGCGAGGCGCTCTTCCTTTCCTCTGGACTCTCTACCTCTGGACTGTGACGGACGGTCCTCAGGAACGCTGGGACGGGACCGGTGAGCGGTTGCGGCGGCGCTTGTCGTACTCCTGGACGATGGCGCGGGCGTAACCGTGGCTCAGTCCGTGTTCATCGGCGAGCCAGTTCGTGCGTTCGGAACAGCGGGTCAGAGCCGGGCCGTTCTCGAGCTGGTCGAACCACTCGTGGAGTTCGCGGCCTGTGACGGTTGGAATACGGGCGATAAGCAGCGCGTGCGTCTCCGGCGAGTGGGTTACCGACATTGGCACCTCCGAGAGTGAGCGGCACTTACCAGCGACACTGCAACAGGATCTCGATTTGGACAAGACCTGGGGCCCAGCTTTTACGTTACTTTCGATCGACCGGTTTTTAGCGAACGGTTCACACGCCGTTGGCGGCGCTGTCACCAGCCCAAACGCGGTGCCCGACACGCCAAAGCGGGGCATCCCATGCGGAATGCCCCGCTCAGTGCGAAAAGCGGACCGGCGGGAAGCGGTGGGCTGCGCGGTCGGCTTCCCGCCCTCCACTGCGGCTCAGCTCAGCCGCCGGTGTGTCCGGTCGCGTTGAGCTTCGCCTCCGTTGCGGGCGGGAAGCGGTGGGCTGCGCGGTCGGCTTCCCGCCCTCCACTGCGGCTCAGCTCAGCCGCTCGAAGACCGCGGCCATTCCCTGGCCCCCGCCCACGCACATGGTCTCCAGGCCGAAGGTCTTGTCGTGGAACTGCAGGCCGTTGAGCAGGGTGGTGGTGATCCTGGCGCCGGTCATGCCGAACGGGTGCCCCACCGCGATCGCACCGCCGTTGACGTTGAGCTGACGGTCGATGTCGATGCCCAGGTCGTCGGCCGAGGGCAGCACCTGCGCGGCGAACGCCTCGTTGATCTCCACCAGGTCGATGTCGTCGATGGCCATGTTGGCGCGCGCCAGGGCCTGGCGCGAAGCCCCCACCGGGCCCAGGCCCATGATCTCCGGGGACAGCGCGCTGACGCCGGTCGAGACGATCCGGGCCAGCGGGGTGATCCCCAGTTCGGCGGCCTTGGTGTCGCTCATGATCACCACGGCGGCGGCGCCGTCGTTGAGCGGGCAGCAGTTGCCGGCCGTCACGGTGCCGTCGGGCCTGAACACCGGCTTGAGCTCGGAGACCTTCTCGTAGGTGGTGCCGCGCCGCGGTCCGTCGTCGATGCTGACCACCGTGCCGTCGGGCAGCGTCACGGGCGTGATCTCGCGCTCCCAGAAGCCGTTGTCCATCGACTTCTCGGCGAGGTTCTGCGAGCGGACGCCGAACTCGTCCTGGCGCTGCCGGGACAGGCCGCGCGTCTGCACGACGTTCTCGGCGGTCTGGCCCATGGCGATGTAGACGTCGGGGACCTGGCCGTCCTCGCGCGGGTCGCGCCAGGTGCCGACGCCGCCCTCGGCGCGCTTGGCCGTGCGTGCCTCGGCGTCGGCGAACAGCGGATTCTTGGTGTCGGGCAGCGAATCGCTGTTGCCCTTCACGAAGCGGCTCACCATCTCCACCCCGGCGGAGACGAACACGTCGCCCTCGCCGGCCTTGATGGCGTGGTAGGCCATGCGGGTCGTCTGCAGCGACGAGGAGCAGTAGCGGGTGATGGTCGCGCCGGGGACGCCGTCGAGACCGAGCTGCACCGCGATCACCCGCGCCAGGTTGTTGCCCTGCTCGCCGCCTGGCAGGCCACAACCGAGCAGCAGGTCCTCGATGCTGCCGGGATCCAATTGCGGGACCTTGGCGAGCGCGGCGGTGATGATCTGCGCGGCCAGGTCGTCGGGGCGGATGTCCTTCAGGGAGCCCTTGAAGGCCCGTCCGATCGGGGAACGCGCGGTCGCGACGATGACGGCTTCAGGCATGCTCGCGGCCCTTCTCTAGAGTGAGCTGGCAGACCGGTTGGTCGGTCTGTGGTTACCCGCACGTTAACGTGTCGATGTCCCCGCGTCTGCCCTCGGGGCGGCGGTAATCACATCCGTGTCGGATTCCGGTGCGTCCTCGCTGCTCAGAGCGTTTTCCTTGGGTCGGCGGCGCAGGAGGGTGGCCCAGCGTCCCCGCGGCCCGCGCTCGCGCCCGGCGACCTTGGCGCCGCTGACCTCCGTGCCCGCGCGCTCCGCGGCCTCGACGGCCGCGACGTCCACCGGCAGCACGCCCTCGCCGCGCCGGACGTCGGGCAGCGTCTCCAGGTCGGGCATCAGGCCCAGCGCCGCGCACGCCGACGGCAGCACCGCGGAGGCCGCCTGAGCGTAGCCGCGGGCCGAGGGGTGGAACCGGTCGGGGCCGAACATCTCGTCCGGGTACAGCAGGAACTCGTCGGTCAGCAGGTTGCTCAGCGACACGGTGCGCCCGCCTTCCTCGACCACCGCGATGGTCTGGGCGGCGGCGAGCTGGCGGGAGGCGCGGCGCGCGATGTAGCGCAGCGGCTGCGCGATGGGCTGCACCGACCCGAGGTCGGGGCAGGTGCCCACGACGACGGCGCAGCCCATCCCGATCAGCTCGCGCACGACGTGCTGCAGGGAGCGCACGGAGTCGGCCGGCCGGATCCGGTGGATGACGTCGTTGGCGCCGATGAAGATGACCACCAGGTCGGGCGGCCGCTTGCGGATCCTGTCCAACTGGGCCATGAGGTCCTTGGAGGTGGCGCCCACCCTGGCGGTGTTGCGCAGCCTGACCGGGCGCTCGGCGACCGCCGAGATGCCGCCGGCCAGCAGGCTCGCCGGGGTCTGCAGCGCATCGGTGACCGCGAACCCGGCCGCGGTGGAGTCGCCCATCATCACGAACGAGACCGGCTCGCCGTCCCCGGTCCCGTACACCGCGTTGACCTTCGGGGAGCGCCATTCGGTGAATCCCACGGCCTTGTGGGCGGCTTTTGCCTGGAGGTACAGAAGAGCGACGGTGCTGGCCCCCAGAACGGTCAGCCCGCCGCCGCCGAAGGCCGTCGCGGTGGCTATTCTCCGAGCTCGCGCAGCGCGCAGCACCATACCTTCGCCTCCCAAACACTCGAGCGCGTCGGTCCTCGTGTTCGGCTACTCACCAGTAAGGCTACGCCACCGGGCCGACACGGCGCCGGAGTCGTCCTTCTCCGCTGTCTCCACTGTGGCCCGGGCGGGTGGCCGTCGCGTTAAAGTCGGGAAAAGCGGGCCTGACCGGCCCGGGCGCGGCGCGGGCCGCCGTGCGCGAACCAGAGCGGCGCCGCGAGATCCGCGGCCGTTGCGGACAGTAAGGGGGAACCGCGGGTGCGGGTCTACGATTCATTGATCGAACTGGTCGGCGATACCCCGCTGGTGCGGTTGACCAAGCTCACGGCCGGCCTGGCGCCCACGGTGCTGGCCAAGGTCGAGTACTTCAACCCCGGCGGTTCGGTGAAGGACCGGATCGCGCTGCGCATGGTCGAGGACGCCGAGAAGAAGGGGCTGCTCAAGCCCGGCGGCACCATCGTCGAGCCGACGTCGGGCAACACCGGCGTGGGCCTGGCCATCGTGGCGGCCGAGAAGGGCTACCGCTGCGTCTTCGTCTGCCCGGACAAGGTGGGCACCGACAAACTGTCGGTGCTGCGCGCCTACGGGGCCGAGGTGGTGGTCTGCCCGACGACGGTCGCGCCGGACCACCCCGACTCCTACTACTCGGTGTCGGACCGGCTGGCCTCGACCATCCCCGGGGCCTGGAAGCCCGACCAGTACGCCAACTCCAACAATCCCGAGTCGCACTACCGGACCACCGGCCCCGAGATCTGGGAGCAGACCGAGGGGAAGGTCACCCACTTCGTGGCCGGCATCGGCACGGGCGGCACGATCAGCGGCGCCGGCCGCTACCTCAAGGAGGTCTCCGGCGGCAGGGTGAAGGTCATCGGCGCCGACCCGGAGGGCTCGGTCTACTCCGGCGGCACCGGGCGTCCCTACCTGGTGGAGGGCGTCGGCGAGGACATCTGGCCCGACACCTACGACACCTCCGTGTGCGACGAGGTCATCGCGGCCAGCGACAAGGAGTCGTTCCTGATGACCCGCCGCCTGGCCAAGGAGGAGTCGCTGCTGGTCGGCGGCTCCTGCGGGCTGGCCGTCGTCGCCGCGCTGCGGGTCGCCGCCACCGCGGGGCCCGACGATGTGATCGTGGTGCTGCTGCCCGACGGCGGCCGCGGCTACCTCACCAAGATCTTCAACGACGAGTGGATGGCCGACTACGGCTTCCTCTCGACCGAGACCGAGGAGGCCACCGCAGCCGACGTGCTCCGAGGCAAGGGCGTGACGCTCCCGGAGTTCGTGCACACCCACCCGCACGAGACGGTGGGCACGGCCGTGGCGATCATGCGCGAGTACGGGGTGTCGCAGTTGCCGGTCATGAAGGAGGAGCCGCCGGTCATGGCCGCCGAGGTGGTCGGCTCCATCGCCGAGCGCGACCTGCTCGACGCGCTGTTCAACGGCCGTGCGCAGCTCGACGACCCGGTGGAGTCCCACATGGGCGCCCCGCTGCCGATGGTCGGCTCCGGCGAGCCGGTGAGCCGCTGCGTGGAGCTGCTGCAGCGGGCCGGCGCCGTGGTGGTGCTGGTCGACGGCAAGCCCGCCGGCGTGCTGACGCGCCAGGACCTTCTCACGCACCTGTCCCACTGACCGGTGTTCGACGATCGGGTCCGCGCAGGGGCCGACCGCCGCAGTGCGCGCAGCGCCGGCGGCACAGCGGATCCGAGCTCGGGAGTCCCGCCTCGCCCCGCCGACGCGGCATCGGGGCTCGATGGGACCGTGCCGGGCGGCCCGCCGTTCGCGGCGGGCCGCGTCCGGGGCCGCGGGGCCGCCCGCCGGGACCGCGGCGCCCTGACCCGGTCCGGCCCTCCCGATCGGCCCGTATTACTGTTTGCCTGGTCATTACCAGCGAGTAAGTGAGGGTCAGGTGTCGCGGCTGCTCTCCTGGATCGTGCGCACGACGTGGTCGTGGGCCCGCCGCAAGGCCGACGTCCGCGCGGGCTCGCGCGCGGCGCGGCGGTTCGCCGCCTACGGCGAAGGCACCTCGATCGCGTTCCCGCCGGCCACGATCTTCGGCGAACCCTGGATCGAGTTGGGCGCGCACACCCTGCTCGGCGGGGACATCACGCTCACCGCCGGCTTCGTCCCGGGCCTGGACCTGGGGCCCCGGCCGCTGATCCGGATCGGCGACGGCTGCACGATCGGCCGCGGTTCGCACCTGGTCGCGCACACCTCCATCGAGGTGGGCGACCACGTCTTCACCGGGCCCTACGTCTACATCACCGACCAGAACCACGTCTACACCGACACCGAGGTGCCCGTCGGCCGGCAGTGGCCCGCCGACGCCCCGGTGCGCATCGGCGCGGGCACCTGGATCGGCGCGAACGCGGTGATCCTGCCCGGCGTCCGCCTGGGCCGCAACTGCGTGGTCGCCGCGAGCTCGGTGGTCCGCCCCGGCGCCTACCCCGACCACAGCGTCATCGCCGGCGTCCCCGGCCGCGTCGTGCGCCGCTACGATCCCGAGGCCGGCTGGACGCCGCCGCTGCGGGGATCGGGCGCGGGGGATTCGGTGGACGGCGCCGGCGCCATGCCGCCGGAGGTCTGAGCGGCCCCGCCGCCCTGCGTCCTTCGCGGCGGCGGCGAAGCGCGGCTAGCCTGGCAGCATGACGTTCGAGGGCTTTGAGACGCTGGCCATCCACGCTGGTCAGGAGGCCGATGCCGAGACCGGCGCGGTCGTGGTTCCCATTTATCAGACGAGCACCTACCGGCAGGACGGCGTCGGCGGGCTGCGCGGGGGTTATGAGTACACCCGCACCGGCAACCCCACCCGTGCCTCGCTGGAGGAGTGCGTGGCCGCGCTGGAGGCCGGCGCGCGGGGGCTGGCGTTCGCCTCGGGCATGGCGGCCGAGGACACGCTGCTGCGCACCGTCGCCGGGCCCGGTGACCACGTCGTCATCCCCGGTGACGCCTACGGCGGCACGTTCCGGCTGTTCGCCAAGGTCCTGCAGCGGTGGGGAGTGAGCTGGGACGCGGTGCCGCTGTCCGACGCCGAGGCGGTGCGCGCCGCCGTACGGCCGGAGACCGTCGCCGTCTGGGCGGAGACCCCGACGAACCCGCTGCTCAACATCGCCGACATCGCGGTGCTGGCCGACATCGCGCACGAGGCCGACGCGCTGCTCGTGGTCGACAACACC
This sequence is a window from Spinactinospora alkalitolerans. Protein-coding genes within it:
- a CDS encoding Bax inhibitor-1/YccA family protein, encoding MRMMRSSNPVLKRAMSSGRGGAGAQSYQGPYGQGPYQQGYGQPYQQQGYGQPYQQGYAGYPPQGQAPYQQPGYGQPYQQPGRPMGDADSRPMTIDDVVMRTGMTIGTVVVTAALSFFLFGAAPGLGMALTFGGMIVGLILGLVVAFKQSTNPALILLYAAAEGLFIGGISRVFELSLPNTPTGSLVTQAVFGTIFAFAAMLALYRLRVIRVTNTFVKVVSAALVAALVLILVNLVVGFFIPGGLGIREAGPLGIIVSLVMIVIACATLAIEFKGIEDGIAAGIPNRFAWQFAFGLTVSLVWLYIEMLRLLWMIQAIFSGD
- a CDS encoding DUF4287 domain-containing protein, with the translated sequence MSVTHSPETHALLIARIPTVTGRELHEWFDQLENGPALTRCSERTNWLADEHGLSHGYARAIVQEYDKRRRNRSPVPSQRS
- a CDS encoding acetyl-CoA C-acetyltransferase; the encoded protein is MPEAVIVATARSPIGRAFKGSLKDIRPDDLAAQIITAALAKVPQLDPGSIEDLLLGCGLPGGEQGNNLARVIAVQLGLDGVPGATITRYCSSSLQTTRMAYHAIKAGEGDVFVSAGVEMVSRFVKGNSDSLPDTKNPLFADAEARTAKRAEGGVGTWRDPREDGQVPDVYIAMGQTAENVVQTRGLSRQRQDEFGVRSQNLAEKSMDNGFWEREITPVTLPDGTVVSIDDGPRRGTTYEKVSELKPVFRPDGTVTAGNCCPLNDGAAAVVIMSDTKAAELGITPLARIVSTGVSALSPEIMGLGPVGASRQALARANMAIDDIDLVEINEAFAAQVLPSADDLGIDIDRQLNVNGGAIAVGHPFGMTGARITTTLLNGLQFHDKTFGLETMCVGGGQGMAAVFERLS
- a CDS encoding SGNH/GDSL hydrolase family protein, producing the protein MLRAARARRIATATAFGGGGLTVLGASTVALLYLQAKAAHKAVGFTEWRSPKVNAVYGTGDGEPVSFVMMGDSTAAGFAVTDALQTPASLLAGGISAVAERPVRLRNTARVGATSKDLMAQLDRIRKRPPDLVVIFIGANDVIHRIRPADSVRSLQHVVRELIGMGCAVVVGTCPDLGSVQPIAQPLRYIARRASRQLAAAQTIAVVEEGGRTVSLSNLLTDEFLLYPDEMFGPDRFHPSARGYAQAASAVLPSACAALGLMPDLETLPDVRRGEGVLPVDVAAVEAAERAGTEVSGAKVAGRERGPRGRWATLLRRRPKENALSSEDAPESDTDVITAAPRADAGTSTR
- a CDS encoding cystathionine beta-synthase, which codes for MRVYDSLIELVGDTPLVRLTKLTAGLAPTVLAKVEYFNPGGSVKDRIALRMVEDAEKKGLLKPGGTIVEPTSGNTGVGLAIVAAEKGYRCVFVCPDKVGTDKLSVLRAYGAEVVVCPTTVAPDHPDSYYSVSDRLASTIPGAWKPDQYANSNNPESHYRTTGPEIWEQTEGKVTHFVAGIGTGGTISGAGRYLKEVSGGRVKVIGADPEGSVYSGGTGRPYLVEGVGEDIWPDTYDTSVCDEVIAASDKESFLMTRRLAKEESLLVGGSCGLAVVAALRVAATAGPDDVIVVLLPDGGRGYLTKIFNDEWMADYGFLSTETEEATAADVLRGKGVTLPEFVHTHPHETVGTAVAIMREYGVSQLPVMKEEPPVMAAEVVGSIAERDLLDALFNGRAQLDDPVESHMGAPLPMVGSGEPVSRCVELLQRAGAVVVLVDGKPAGVLTRQDLLTHLSH
- a CDS encoding acyltransferase, which encodes MSRLLSWIVRTTWSWARRKADVRAGSRAARRFAAYGEGTSIAFPPATIFGEPWIELGAHTLLGGDITLTAGFVPGLDLGPRPLIRIGDGCTIGRGSHLVAHTSIEVGDHVFTGPYVYITDQNHVYTDTEVPVGRQWPADAPVRIGAGTWIGANAVILPGVRLGRNCVVAASSVVRPGAYPDHSVIAGVPGRVVRRYDPEAGWTPPLRGSGAGDSVDGAGAMPPEV